One genomic window of Mercenaria mercenaria strain notata chromosome 2, MADL_Memer_1, whole genome shotgun sequence includes the following:
- the LOC123564499 gene encoding uncharacterized protein LOC123564499 isoform X2: MPGTATGSAHQGTGHGRSVPKPMAPVPPAGQGAQSNTRSGSSSSGNYPDVTAGIVDIYDPGANATSRTNLVETESVVPDYPMDSLPRPVSTRSLPNQDNVTTSQNLESDRNIPGTSYRTSEPGQTVLPVSSLSSSAVNLPVHVPVSSVAARIPAEIPPQVYSVAHSAHSLTPPVVSQSNVNVNVSHAQAQPALVAGDPRQIRTQDINVGIVSRLDHQRQSGNILPDLVAHSQPPPPARQTSSSQRPPVPLVDPRIAQGHRYPDQHSRHRHHRDRRQPGRSRRHSHRHSQQAIEEPCKESCYKCLAVGTSFRWILVVLSLLGVCCVVTGIVLAALHAAGNSFLFLAIMFIGLGVLLVVVVGVGWKCTPRGHEPLHALFNLGDFRHNRRTRRHRHHRRDGRWHGSMYPEFQYRRPPPSYNASMQEYQHQLMVAQQNQTPDIYDPENVPDEDYSLPSSPPPSYRSRASTVRAGIQITFPPNQGGEYPDSRPPTYRSHPSNTLQGRHSRPSLSRDDDDDIENAAPADVAFTGSSVIVDTNATSNATNIQISPSLASNQNVTVSVTTVSVTTSPATQSAQVPPIQGQSASPSEAVDIVDPVGEGEADRVETAL, encoded by the exons ATGCCTGGAACAGCTACAGGGTCAGCCCATCAAGGGACGGGTCATGGGCGCAGTGTTCCTAAACCAATGGCTCCTGTTCCACCTGCTGGTCAGGGGGCACAAAGTAATACGCGATCGGGAAGTTCTAGTTCAGGAAATTATCCAGATGTAACGGCAGGTATTGTGGATATTTATGACCCTGGGGCTAATGCTACAAGTCGGACTAATTTGGTAGAAACAGAATCTGTTGTTCCAGATTATCCTATGGATTCATTACCTCGTCCTGTTAGTAcaagatcactaccaaatcaagaCAATGTGACAACCAGTCAGAATTTAGAATCAGACAGAAATATTCCTGGAACTAGTTACAGGACTAGTGAACCTGGTCAAACTGTTCTTCCTGTATCCAGTCTTTCATCCAGTGCTGTGAATTTGCCAGTTCATGTTCCAGTAAGTTCTGTGGCAGCAAGAATACCTGCAGAAATTCCGCCGCAGGTTTATTCAGTGGCACATTCCGCCCATTCGCTAACTCCACCTGTAGTGTCTCAGTCCAATGTGAATGTTAATGTTAGCCATGCGCAGGCACAGCCAGCCCTTGTGGCTGGTGACCCTAGACAAATTCGAACTCAAGACATAAATGTTGGAATAGTTTCGCGTCTTGACCATCAAAGACAGAGTGGCAACATATTACCTGACCTTGTTGCCCACTCCCAACCACCTCCTCCAGCACGTCAAACCTCTAGTTCACAAAGACCACCAGTGCCTTTAGTTGACCCGAGAATTGCTCAAGGTCATAGATATCCAGACCAGCATTCTAGACATCGTCATCATCGTGACCGGCGGCAACCTGGTCGATCACGGCGGCACTCACATCGACATAGTCAGCAAGCCATAGAGGAACCTTGCAAGGAGTCATGTTACAAATGTCTTGCAGTAGGCACATCATTTCGATGGATATTAGTCGTGTTGTCGTTACTTGGTGTTTGCTGTGTGGTAACAGGCATCGTCCTTGCTGCCCTCCATGCTGCTGGAAACTCATTCCTTTTCCTAGCCATTATGTTCATAG GTCTTGGTGTGTTGTTGGTTGTAGTTGTTGGTGTTGGATGGAAGTGTACTCCAAGAGGTCATGAACCCTTGCATGCACTCTTTAACCTTGGTGATTTTAGGCACAACAGACGCACAAGACGACACCGTCACCACAGAAGGGATGGGAGATGGCATG GTTCCATGTATCCAGAATTTCAGTATCGTCGCCCACCACCATCCTATAATGCATCAATGCAGGAATATCAACATCAGCTAATGGTAGCACAGCAGAATCAGACACCTGATATATATGATCCTGAAAACGTCCCCGATGAGGATTACAGTCTACCTAGTTCTCCTCCACCTTCGTATCGTTCACGTGCGAGTACAGTTCGTGCTGGGATACAAATCACATTCCCGCCGAATCAGGGTGGTGAATATCCAGACTCTAGGCCACCTACATATAGGTCACATCCAAGTAACACACTTCAAGGTCGGCATTCTAGACCGTCTCTCTCTAGagacgatgatgatgatatagAAAATGCTGCCCCGGCTGATGTAGCCTTTACTGGCTCGTCTGTTATTGTTGACACAAACGCTACTTCCAATGCTACAAATATCCAAATATCTCCATCTCTTGCTTCCAATCAAAATGTGACAGTCTCTGTGACTACAGTTTCCGTGACAACGTCTCCGGCCACTCAGTCAGCGCAGGTACCTCCCATACAAGGACAGTCTGCCTCACCAAGTGAGGCAGTAGATATTGTCGACCCAGTTGGAGAAGGGGAAGCTGACAGAGTAGAAACAGCACTTTAA
- the LOC123564499 gene encoding uncharacterized protein LOC123564499 isoform X1 yields MPGTATGSAHQGTGHGRSVPKPMAPVPPAGQGAQSNTRSGSSSSGNYPDVTAGIVDIYDPGANATSRTNLVETESVVPDYPMDSLPRPVSTRSLPNQDNVTTSQNLESDRNIPGTSYRTSEPGQTVLPVSSLSSSAVNLPVHVPVSSVAARIPAEIPPQVYSVAHSAHSLTPPVVSQSNVNVNVSHAQAQPALVAGDPRQIRTQDINVGIVSRLDHQRQSGNILPDLVAHSQPPPPARQTSSSQRPPVPLVDPRIAQGHRYPDQHSRHRHHRDRRQPGRSRRHSHRHSQQAIEEPCKESCYKCLAVGTSFRWILVVLSLLGVCCVVTGIVLAALHAAGNSFLFLAIMFIGLGVLLVVVVGVGWKCTPRGHEPLHALFNLGDFRHNRRTRRHRHHRRDGRWHGGSMYPEFQYRRPPPSYNASMQEYQHQLMVAQQNQTPDIYDPENVPDEDYSLPSSPPPSYRSRASTVRAGIQITFPPNQGGEYPDSRPPTYRSHPSNTLQGRHSRPSLSRDDDDDIENAAPADVAFTGSSVIVDTNATSNATNIQISPSLASNQNVTVSVTTVSVTTSPATQSAQVPPIQGQSASPSEAVDIVDPVGEGEADRVETAL; encoded by the exons ATGCCTGGAACAGCTACAGGGTCAGCCCATCAAGGGACGGGTCATGGGCGCAGTGTTCCTAAACCAATGGCTCCTGTTCCACCTGCTGGTCAGGGGGCACAAAGTAATACGCGATCGGGAAGTTCTAGTTCAGGAAATTATCCAGATGTAACGGCAGGTATTGTGGATATTTATGACCCTGGGGCTAATGCTACAAGTCGGACTAATTTGGTAGAAACAGAATCTGTTGTTCCAGATTATCCTATGGATTCATTACCTCGTCCTGTTAGTAcaagatcactaccaaatcaagaCAATGTGACAACCAGTCAGAATTTAGAATCAGACAGAAATATTCCTGGAACTAGTTACAGGACTAGTGAACCTGGTCAAACTGTTCTTCCTGTATCCAGTCTTTCATCCAGTGCTGTGAATTTGCCAGTTCATGTTCCAGTAAGTTCTGTGGCAGCAAGAATACCTGCAGAAATTCCGCCGCAGGTTTATTCAGTGGCACATTCCGCCCATTCGCTAACTCCACCTGTAGTGTCTCAGTCCAATGTGAATGTTAATGTTAGCCATGCGCAGGCACAGCCAGCCCTTGTGGCTGGTGACCCTAGACAAATTCGAACTCAAGACATAAATGTTGGAATAGTTTCGCGTCTTGACCATCAAAGACAGAGTGGCAACATATTACCTGACCTTGTTGCCCACTCCCAACCACCTCCTCCAGCACGTCAAACCTCTAGTTCACAAAGACCACCAGTGCCTTTAGTTGACCCGAGAATTGCTCAAGGTCATAGATATCCAGACCAGCATTCTAGACATCGTCATCATCGTGACCGGCGGCAACCTGGTCGATCACGGCGGCACTCACATCGACATAGTCAGCAAGCCATAGAGGAACCTTGCAAGGAGTCATGTTACAAATGTCTTGCAGTAGGCACATCATTTCGATGGATATTAGTCGTGTTGTCGTTACTTGGTGTTTGCTGTGTGGTAACAGGCATCGTCCTTGCTGCCCTCCATGCTGCTGGAAACTCATTCCTTTTCCTAGCCATTATGTTCATAG GTCTTGGTGTGTTGTTGGTTGTAGTTGTTGGTGTTGGATGGAAGTGTACTCCAAGAGGTCATGAACCCTTGCATGCACTCTTTAACCTTGGTGATTTTAGGCACAACAGACGCACAAGACGACACCGTCACCACAGAAGGGATGGGAGATGGCATGGTG GTTCCATGTATCCAGAATTTCAGTATCGTCGCCCACCACCATCCTATAATGCATCAATGCAGGAATATCAACATCAGCTAATGGTAGCACAGCAGAATCAGACACCTGATATATATGATCCTGAAAACGTCCCCGATGAGGATTACAGTCTACCTAGTTCTCCTCCACCTTCGTATCGTTCACGTGCGAGTACAGTTCGTGCTGGGATACAAATCACATTCCCGCCGAATCAGGGTGGTGAATATCCAGACTCTAGGCCACCTACATATAGGTCACATCCAAGTAACACACTTCAAGGTCGGCATTCTAGACCGTCTCTCTCTAGagacgatgatgatgatatagAAAATGCTGCCCCGGCTGATGTAGCCTTTACTGGCTCGTCTGTTATTGTTGACACAAACGCTACTTCCAATGCTACAAATATCCAAATATCTCCATCTCTTGCTTCCAATCAAAATGTGACAGTCTCTGTGACTACAGTTTCCGTGACAACGTCTCCGGCCACTCAGTCAGCGCAGGTACCTCCCATACAAGGACAGTCTGCCTCACCAAGTGAGGCAGTAGATATTGTCGACCCAGTTGGAGAAGGGGAAGCTGACAGAGTAGAAACAGCACTTTAA